In Labilibaculum sp. DW002, one DNA window encodes the following:
- a CDS encoding bifunctional metallophosphatase/5'-nucleotidase encodes MNKLKFLYLLLFISILASCSKSSDAPNSPEIPEDLNPKHLTIFSVNDVHGQIDNFSKIKSIIDKERESTNVLVVSGGDLFSGNPVVDNHPEKGYPMIDLMNRIGFDAAVIGNHEFDYGTQFLKKRMEQSDFAWVCANVDMQNSDVPEPFEYKTITKENIKISLLGLVETNGKDDGIIPSTHPWRVKDILFERAEDIASLFSKVKEEEKSDLYIALSHLGKNGDSNLANNFPYFDLIIGGHSHSKLSTEVNGIPIFQAGSNLNYLGKISLTVTNKKIESISYELIELNDINEYDSDLKTLIDEYNNQEYLTDVIGYSSRYHDGGMVGCFYTDALRIKMNVDVCFQNTGGIRSSLNEGNITKREIYEITPFNNGTVIYTMSVLDIKKFLRGSGSGFYYSGIKIEQVDRDVEIRDLQNNVLDDETTLTVGLNDYIPAVHDSYFPDNAQIQSMTDAETIISYLEETSNQVDYPICDRYFRMN; translated from the coding sequence ATGAACAAACTTAAATTCCTTTACTTACTCTTATTTATTTCAATACTGGCATCCTGCTCAAAAAGCAGTGATGCGCCTAATTCCCCCGAAATACCAGAAGATTTAAATCCAAAACACCTTACAATTTTCAGTGTTAATGATGTTCATGGACAAATAGATAATTTCTCTAAGATCAAATCCATTATCGACAAAGAAAGAGAATCAACAAATGTACTCGTAGTATCGGGCGGCGATCTATTTTCTGGCAATCCCGTTGTCGACAATCATCCTGAGAAAGGATATCCAATGATAGACCTAATGAATCGAATTGGATTTGATGCAGCTGTAATCGGTAATCATGAATTTGACTATGGCACTCAATTTCTCAAGAAACGAATGGAGCAATCAGATTTTGCATGGGTATGTGCAAATGTAGATATGCAAAATTCAGACGTACCAGAACCATTTGAATACAAAACAATAACAAAAGAAAACATAAAAATATCTCTACTCGGCTTAGTTGAAACCAACGGAAAAGATGATGGGATCATTCCTTCAACTCATCCATGGAGAGTTAAAGACATTCTATTCGAAAGAGCAGAAGACATCGCTTCACTTTTTTCCAAGGTAAAAGAAGAGGAAAAATCGGACTTATACATCGCCCTAAGTCATTTAGGGAAAAATGGCGATAGTAACTTAGCAAACAACTTCCCCTATTTTGATTTAATAATAGGTGGTCACTCGCATTCAAAATTATCTACTGAAGTAAATGGCATTCCAATCTTTCAGGCAGGTAGCAATCTTAACTATTTAGGTAAAATTTCGCTTACAGTCACAAACAAAAAAATCGAATCAATTTCCTACGAATTAATCGAGCTAAACGATATTAATGAATATGACTCAGATTTAAAAACGCTTATCGACGAATACAATAATCAGGAATATTTAACAGATGTGATTGGTTATTCCAGCAGATACCATGATGGGGGTATGGTTGGTTGTTTCTACACCGATGCTTTACGAATTAAAATGAATGTTGATGTTTGCTTTCAAAATACAGGAGGTATTCGCTCAAGCTTAAACGAGGGAAATATTACAAAAAGGGAAATTTACGAAATAACTCCTTTTAATAATGGGACGGTAATTTACACGATGTCTGTTCTTGACATCAAAAAATTTCTGCGAGGATCGGGATCTGGCTTCTACTATTCTGGAATAAAAATTGAACAGGTTGATCGAGATGTTGAAATAAGAGATCTTCAAAACAATGTACTGGACGATGAAACGACTCTAACAGTAGGACTAAATGATTATATTCCTGCGGTTCATGATAGTTACTTTCCAGACAATGCACAAATACAGTCAATGACTGATGCAGAAACGATTATTAGTTATTTAGAAGAAACTTCAAATCAAGTAGATTACCCTATTTGCGATCGTTATTTTAGAATGAATTAA